From a single Oceanobacillus kimchii X50 genomic region:
- a CDS encoding DUF1294 domain-containing protein has translation MEEWGSILYYLVAANIIGFVMMYIDKKKAVRRHYRIPERTFWLLGIIGGSVGIYIGMQSFRHKTKHRSFTIGMPVLIVINVISFSWILLFMS, from the coding sequence ATGGAAGAATGGGGTAGTATATTATATTATTTAGTGGCGGCGAATATTATTGGATTTGTAATGATGTACATAGATAAAAAGAAGGCTGTGCGTAGACATTATCGAATTCCAGAAAGGACGTTTTGGTTACTAGGAATCATAGGTGGAAGTGTTGGTATATATATAGGCATGCAATCATTTCGACATAAAACGAAACATCGATCGTTTACAATTGGAATGCCTGTCCTTATCGTTATTAATGTGATTAGTTTTAGCTGGATTCTACTTTTTATGTCATAA
- the rplT gene encoding 50S ribosomal protein L20 → MPRVKGGTVTRQRRKRVLKLAKGYYGSKRTLFKTAKQQVIKSGQYAYRDRRQKKRDFRKLWITRINAAARMHDISYSKLMHGLKVAGIDINRKMLSDLAISDEKAFGQLVSQAKDALK, encoded by the coding sequence ATGCCACGTGTAAAAGGTGGAACAGTAACGCGTCAACGTCGTAAACGCGTATTAAAATTAGCAAAAGGTTACTATGGTTCTAAAAGAACTCTATTTAAAACAGCAAAACAGCAAGTAATTAAATCTGGTCAGTATGCTTATCGTGACCGCAGACAGAAAAAACGCGACTTCCGTAAATTATGGATTACACGTATTAACGCTGCTGCTCGTATGCATGATATTTCTTACAGCAAATTAATGCACGGATTAAAAGTTGCTGGAATTGATATTAACCGTAAAATGCTTTCTGACCTTGCAATTAGCGATGAAAAAGCATTTGGACAGTTAGTATCTCAAGCAAAAGATGCTTTAAAATAA
- the rpmI gene encoding 50S ribosomal protein L35, protein MPKMKTHKGTAKRFKKTGSGKVKRSHAYTSHMFANKSQKQKRKLRKSALVSSGDYKRIKDMLPK, encoded by the coding sequence ATGCCTAAAATGAAAACTCATAAAGGAACAGCAAAACGTTTTAAGAAAACGGGTTCTGGAAAAGTAAAAAGATCTCATGCATACACTAGTCACATGTTTGCAAACAAATCACAAAAACAAAAACGTAAATTACGTAAAAGTGCACTTGTTTCTTCTGGAGATTATAAGCGCATTAAAGATATGCTACCAAAATAA
- the infC gene encoding translation initiation factor IF-3 translates to MNVNEKIRAREVRLIDSNGDQLGVKSRQEALDIATTRNLDLVLVAPNAKPPVCRIMDYGKYRFEQQKKEKEARKKQKVINVKEVRFTPGIGDHDFETKLKNARKFLEKGDKVKAAVRFRGRAITHKELGREVLDRFAEEVKDLGTIETKPKMEGRNMFMMVAPINEKN, encoded by the coding sequence ATGAACGTCAATGAAAAGATTCGTGCTAGAGAAGTACGACTTATCGACTCAAACGGTGATCAGCTTGGAGTAAAATCGCGTCAGGAAGCATTGGATATTGCAACAACAAGAAATCTTGACTTAGTACTAGTAGCTCCAAATGCAAAACCGCCAGTATGTCGTATCATGGACTACGGTAAATATCGTTTCGAGCAACAGAAAAAAGAAAAAGAAGCTCGTAAAAAGCAAAAAGTCATTAATGTAAAAGAGGTTCGTTTCACACCAGGAATTGGTGACCATGATTTTGAGACAAAATTGAAAAACGCTCGCAAGTTCCTTGAAAAAGGCGATAAAGTAAAAGCTGCAGTGCGTTTCCGTGGTCGTGCGATTACCCATAAAGAACTTGGACGTGAAGTGTTAGACCGTTTCGCTGAGGAAGTAAAAGACCTTGGTACGATTGAAACAAAACCTAAAATGGAAGGCCGTAATATGTTTATGATGGTCGCACCAATTAATGAAAAAAATTAA
- a CDS encoding glycoside hydrolase family 10 protein, with product MKQIKTKGVIVVFVMLIAMSSLTLTPFTTAEASLQKENPFIRAFWVQAFEPGLKTPEEIDELVKDVDDANMNTIIAQVSRRHDAYYYSDVLPFTEDPSVPEGFDPLGYLLTKAHEKGIEVHAWVVVGPMWHSVYGGAPSDPTHIWNLHGPDAVEDKWVTEDYNGTVPYWQPYLDLGHPDARNHVVEMVNDIARNYEVDGVHLDYIRYPEDGKGYNATSLARFHEETGRSDRPTVNDQEWIAWKVEQIDSLIKRVYTELMTVDADVELTAAVLSWGFHNPSKTNWWDMDPVQRAHQNWKEWVQEGYLDYAYVMNYDSDADPRRAIRYDQWIEWQKDLPRNRGIIIGPALYLNTISDSMDQIHRALAPSVNGNMAEGVSPYVYNIWSNDGLPQSSLIKSLYLPTEHNEGRPPFEIPTKLPDPSWRQGNHGHLLGQLATEQSAKEVILRRGKNGKIIKTLETDANGYFVITDLSPGNYFIHNKNSEERTKVQIKKQHVTEILLKD from the coding sequence ATGAAACAAATAAAGACAAAGGGAGTTATTGTTGTATTTGTTATGTTGATTGCGATGTCTAGCCTCACTCTTACACCTTTTACCACCGCAGAAGCTTCTTTACAAAAAGAAAATCCATTTATACGAGCTTTTTGGGTACAAGCTTTTGAACCTGGCTTAAAAACTCCAGAAGAAATTGATGAACTAGTTAAAGATGTTGATGATGCTAATATGAATACAATTATTGCACAAGTGAGCAGAAGACATGATGCGTATTATTATAGTGATGTATTACCATTTACAGAAGATCCTTCAGTTCCAGAAGGATTCGATCCATTAGGTTACTTATTAACCAAGGCACATGAAAAAGGAATCGAAGTACATGCTTGGGTAGTTGTAGGTCCAATGTGGCATAGCGTATATGGTGGTGCTCCATCAGATCCAACACATATTTGGAATCTACATGGTCCGGACGCGGTAGAAGATAAATGGGTAACGGAAGATTATAATGGTACTGTTCCGTACTGGCAGCCTTATCTTGACCTTGGGCATCCTGACGCGAGAAATCATGTAGTTGAAATGGTAAATGATATTGCTCGGAATTACGAGGTTGATGGTGTTCATTTGGATTACATCCGTTACCCGGAAGACGGGAAGGGTTACAATGCTACTTCGTTAGCACGGTTTCATGAAGAGACAGGTCGATCTGATCGACCAACAGTAAATGATCAAGAATGGATCGCTTGGAAAGTAGAACAAATTGACTCATTAATCAAACGCGTATACACGGAGCTTATGACAGTTGATGCTGATGTAGAGTTAACTGCAGCAGTTTTATCATGGGGATTTCATAATCCGAGTAAAACGAATTGGTGGGATATGGATCCTGTTCAGCGAGCACATCAGAATTGGAAGGAATGGGTTCAGGAAGGTTATCTAGACTACGCTTATGTCATGAATTACGATAGTGATGCAGATCCACGCAGGGCCATACGTTATGATCAATGGATTGAATGGCAAAAAGATTTACCGAGAAATCGAGGCATAATAATTGGGCCAGCACTCTATTTAAATACGATATCGGATAGTATGGATCAAATTCATCGTGCGTTAGCACCATCTGTCAATGGTAATATGGCAGAAGGGGTAAGTCCCTACGTATATAATATTTGGAGCAATGATGGACTTCCTCAATCTTCACTGATTAAATCGCTTTATTTGCCAACAGAACATAATGAAGGAAGGCCACCATTTGAAATACCGACAAAGTTGCCAGATCCTTCATGGCGTCAGGGAAATCATGGACATCTATTAGGCCAGCTTGCTACTGAACAATCTGCAAAAGAAGTTATACTCCGACGTGGCAAAAATGGAAAAATAATTAAAACATTAGAAACAGATGCAAATGGTTATTTTGTGATTACTGATCTCTCACCAGGGAATTATTTTATCCACAATAAGAATAGTGAAGAACGAACAAAAGTACAAATTAAAAAGCAGCATGTAACGGAAATTCTTCTCAAAGATTAG
- the thrS gene encoding threonine--tRNA ligase — protein sequence MADLSIIFPDGSEKLFPVGTTGEDIAASISPGLKKQALAIKLDGELVDLRRELSSGGSIEIITYKNNEGLEVLRHSSAHLLAQAIKRLFNDVKLGVGPVIEEGFYYDIDMEHKLTPEDLPKIEKEMKRIVDENLEIKRVEVSRQQAQEMFKEIGDDLKLELIDAIPENEQVTIYKQGEFFDLCRGIHVPSTSKIKAFKLLSISGAYWRGDSNNKQLQRIYGTAFEKKGQLEEHLQILEERKERDHRKLGKELGIFTVSQKVGQGLPLWLPKGATIRRNVERYIVDLEERLGYSHVYTPVLGNVELYKTSGHWDHYQDDMFPTMEMDNEELVLRPMNCPHHMMVFKNQLWSYRNLPVRIAELGTMHRHEMSGALAGLQRVRAMTLNDAHIFARPDQLKEEFIRVVELVQHVYKDFGIDDYYFRLSYRDPEDKEKYVDKDEMWEKAQSMLKETMEDMNLEYVEAEGEAAFYGPKLDVQVKTALGKDETLSTVQLDFHLPERFDLTYIGEDGNQHRPVVIHRGVVSTMERFVAFLIEEYKGAFPTWLAPVQVKIIPVSLQAHLDYAKRIEEKLRYQGIRVELDERDEKIGYKIREAQTQKVPFALVLGDKEMESNSVNYRRYGEQDTETLEFDQFLKLIKEEVDNKKIK from the coding sequence ATGGCAGATTTATCGATTATTTTTCCTGATGGTTCAGAGAAGCTATTTCCAGTTGGTACCACTGGTGAAGATATAGCAGCTTCCATATCACCAGGGTTAAAAAAACAAGCACTTGCAATCAAACTTGATGGTGAACTAGTCGACCTACGAAGAGAATTATCATCAGGTGGAAGCATAGAAATTATCACATATAAAAACAATGAGGGACTTGAAGTGTTACGCCATTCAAGTGCTCACTTATTAGCTCAGGCAATAAAGCGTTTATTTAACGATGTAAAACTTGGTGTTGGTCCTGTTATTGAAGAAGGATTTTACTATGATATTGATATGGAACACAAATTAACTCCTGAAGATTTACCTAAGATTGAAAAAGAGATGAAGCGTATAGTCGATGAAAACCTCGAAATTAAAAGGGTAGAAGTTTCTCGTCAACAAGCTCAAGAAATGTTCAAGGAAATTGGCGATGATTTAAAATTAGAACTTATCGACGCTATTCCGGAAAATGAACAGGTTACTATTTATAAACAAGGGGAGTTTTTTGATTTATGTCGTGGAATTCATGTACCTTCTACAAGTAAGATTAAAGCATTTAAGTTATTGAGTATTTCCGGTGCATATTGGCGTGGAGATAGTAATAATAAACAATTACAACGAATTTATGGTACTGCTTTTGAGAAAAAAGGACAATTAGAAGAACATTTGCAAATTCTAGAGGAACGTAAAGAAAGAGATCATCGTAAATTAGGAAAAGAATTAGGAATATTTACGGTCTCACAAAAAGTTGGACAAGGCTTACCACTTTGGTTACCGAAAGGAGCAACCATTCGCCGTAATGTAGAGCGTTATATCGTTGATTTAGAAGAAAGATTAGGATATAGCCATGTTTATACACCAGTACTAGGAAATGTTGAACTGTATAAAACAAGTGGACATTGGGACCACTATCAGGACGATATGTTTCCAACAATGGAGATGGATAACGAGGAACTGGTACTACGTCCAATGAACTGTCCTCACCACATGATGGTATTTAAAAACCAGCTTTGGAGTTATCGTAATTTACCAGTTCGAATCGCTGAACTAGGAACGATGCATCGACATGAAATGAGTGGTGCATTAGCTGGACTTCAACGTGTACGAGCAATGACATTAAATGACGCACATATATTTGCTCGACCTGATCAATTGAAAGAGGAATTTATTCGAGTAGTAGAATTAGTACAACATGTGTATAAAGATTTCGGTATTGATGATTACTATTTCCGGTTATCTTATCGTGATCCTGAAGATAAAGAGAAGTATGTTGATAAGGACGAGATGTGGGAAAAAGCACAATCAATGTTGAAAGAAACAATGGAAGATATGAATTTGGAATATGTAGAAGCAGAAGGAGAAGCTGCATTTTATGGTCCAAAATTAGATGTACAAGTCAAAACTGCTCTAGGTAAAGATGAAACTTTATCGACAGTTCAATTAGATTTCCATCTGCCAGAGCGATTTGACCTTACGTATATTGGGGAAGACGGTAATCAACATCGTCCAGTAGTTATTCATCGCGGAGTAGTATCAACAATGGAACGATTTGTTGCCTTCTTAATTGAAGAATATAAAGGTGCTTTTCCAACTTGGCTTGCACCGGTACAAGTGAAAATAATTCCAGTTTCATTACAAGCTCATTTAGATTATGCGAAGCGTATTGAAGAAAAGCTTCGGTACCAAGGAATTCGTGTAGAATTAGATGAACGTGATGAGAAAATTGGATATAAAATTCGAGAAGCACAGACACAAAAAGTTCCATTCGCTCTAGTATTAGGAGACAAAGAAATGGAAAGTAACAGTGTTAATTATCGTAGGTACGGAGAACAAGATACGGAGACATTGGAATTTGATCAATTCTTAAAGCTAATCAAAGAAGAAGTTGATAATAAGAAGATTAAATAA
- the ytxC gene encoding putative sporulation protein YtxC yields the protein MEVFFELDKEVVSFCESVFRRNRKMELNWKTNEDWGNHLTIDEILPAEDLRKTISQAMADVVLTHRLGNMIRKMIKEYYYTEQEEIERIHDLTNWILTGEDEDSKHLRNNKDIHGLLTNLFVENIEINSEIHFDSLVNFRLLPFRDEIRRCVGDAIDEFRREEDHQAFIDMLRAYIQKKDVGMEIIHIMQGDTFQFYYDNGKQLSRLELRMLMREEPLYVVGLHDNEFNLAPLIAMGPKKIKIYGDDPSEPKTLTVINVFQEKVDFEPTRNFPFSYYLKND from the coding sequence GTGGAAGTATTTTTTGAATTAGACAAAGAAGTGGTAAGTTTTTGTGAATCTGTCTTTCGTAGAAATAGAAAGATGGAATTAAATTGGAAAACAAATGAAGATTGGGGAAATCATTTAACGATTGATGAAATATTACCTGCTGAAGATCTTCGTAAAACGATAAGTCAAGCGATGGCAGATGTAGTATTAACACATCGTTTAGGTAATATGATTCGAAAAATGATAAAAGAGTACTATTATACGGAACAAGAAGAAATCGAACGTATACATGATCTCACCAATTGGATTTTGACGGGGGAGGACGAGGATAGTAAGCATTTACGAAATAATAAAGATATTCATGGACTACTGACAAATTTGTTTGTAGAAAATATTGAAATTAATTCGGAAATTCATTTCGATTCATTAGTGAACTTTCGTTTATTACCTTTCCGGGATGAAATTAGAAGATGTGTCGGAGATGCAATTGATGAGTTTAGAAGAGAAGAAGATCATCAAGCATTTATTGATATGTTACGTGCCTACATACAAAAGAAAGATGTTGGTATGGAAATTATTCATATTATGCAAGGTGATACATTCCAGTTTTATTATGATAATGGGAAACAATTATCGCGGCTTGAGTTAAGAATGCTAATGCGTGAAGAACCATTATATGTTGTAGGATTACATGATAATGAATTTAATCTAGCTCCACTAATTGCTATGGGACCAAAGAAAATTAAAATTTATGGAGATGATCCATCAGAACCGAAAACATTAACGGTTATTAATGTCTTCCAAGAAAAGGTGGATTTTGAACCAACCCGCAATTTTCCTTTTTCTTACTATTTAAAAAATGATTAG
- the dnaI gene encoding primosomal protein DnaI: MKPIQSELKAWMKKNENFQTSYQNIRKEVLDDPSIKHFLTSHPELTSEIIDKHLIKLYEYKSQSKQCDRCKSLGGCQNMIQGYSPVLEADKNEIRLSYEKCHKRLEEEQNEQQQKLIQSLYMPKEILQARISEVIQDEHRSNALAKVLDFLEASKQELPKKGLYLYGSFGVGKTYLLGAIANELKKLQYSISLIYMPEFVREIKSSFKNDSFNEKIDFFKKADVLMLDDMGAEMQSAWFRDEVLGSVLQYRMMEGLPVFITSNYDLDQLEQELSTTRNGVEQVKAGRIIERIKQVTTDVKLNGPNRRG; encoded by the coding sequence GTGAAACCGATACAATCAGAATTGAAAGCATGGATGAAAAAAAACGAAAATTTCCAAACAAGTTATCAAAACATCCGAAAAGAAGTATTAGATGACCCATCCATAAAGCATTTTTTAACTAGCCACCCAGAGTTAACTAGTGAAATTATTGATAAACATTTAATAAAATTATATGAATATAAGTCTCAATCCAAGCAATGTGATCGATGCAAATCGCTTGGTGGATGTCAGAATATGATACAAGGATATTCTCCCGTTTTGGAGGCTGACAAAAATGAGATTCGGTTAAGTTATGAAAAATGCCACAAAAGATTGGAAGAAGAGCAAAATGAACAGCAGCAAAAGCTGATTCAAAGTCTTTATATGCCGAAAGAAATTCTTCAAGCAAGAATATCTGAGGTTATTCAAGATGAGCACCGATCAAATGCATTGGCGAAAGTTCTGGATTTTTTAGAAGCTTCAAAACAAGAGTTACCCAAAAAAGGACTCTATCTATACGGATCGTTTGGAGTCGGAAAGACTTATCTATTAGGTGCAATTGCTAATGAACTTAAAAAACTCCAATACTCAATTTCATTAATATATATGCCGGAGTTTGTCCGTGAAATTAAGTCATCATTTAAAAATGATTCATTCAATGAAAAAATAGATTTTTTTAAAAAAGCTGATGTATTGATGTTGGATGATATGGGAGCTGAGATGCAATCTGCTTGGTTCCGTGATGAAGTATTAGGTTCAGTATTACAGTACCGTATGATGGAAGGATTACCAGTTTTTATTACATCTAATTATGACTTAGATCAACTAGAACAAGAATTATCTACAACAAGGAATGGAGTAGAACAAGTTAAAGCAGGAAGAATTATTGAGCGGATTAAACAAGTTACCACAGATGTGAAGTTGAATGGTCCGAATCGTCGTGGCTAA
- a CDS encoding replication initiation and membrane attachment family protein: protein MNFIGKILPIDGYYVMKKEHLPVDYGVSLTQLYQPLIGIYAVSLYHTLLHDSNIHAHVSPQTHHTLMNNLNLSLDEIYRSRLKLEGIGLLKTYKYNEDNRDFYTYELLSPYAPNDFFKDDMLSQLLLHHIGDQKYDMLFSHYVPNEREYGEEITVDFSDVFQTVTPTEKVARIENYNSQNNSVKHDVPMDFSWIEQMLNKRMIPANQVLTTDTKRLIYQMKVLYNLDSHEIERACQYAINESYQFNQKEFKAACHDIFRSKNNQQSVRLSEKNNLDKSYEVTKPKTKKEQLIYELERISPTQLLKDLSRGNDASDQDIKVIESVMTKQDLPAPVMNVLIHYVLLQSNMKLSKAYLEKIASHWSRLNLQTASDAMNFARQEQQKAQSKVKKNNYTRQRQTATKEVIPDWFKERKNKSQVTSENPNSSMEDQEKIASRLKQYLNEN, encoded by the coding sequence ATGAACTTTATAGGGAAGATTCTCCCTATTGATGGGTATTATGTTATGAAAAAAGAACATTTACCTGTTGATTACGGCGTTTCACTTACTCAATTATATCAACCATTAATTGGTATTTATGCTGTTTCTTTGTATCACACTCTGTTGCACGATTCAAATATCCATGCTCATGTATCCCCACAAACACATCACACACTAATGAATAACCTTAATCTTTCATTGGATGAAATTTACCGATCTCGTTTGAAATTGGAAGGGATAGGTTTACTAAAAACATATAAATATAATGAAGATAATCGTGATTTTTATACATATGAATTGTTAAGTCCATATGCTCCAAATGATTTCTTTAAAGATGATATGTTGTCGCAATTACTATTACATCATATTGGAGATCAAAAGTATGATATGTTATTTTCTCATTATGTTCCTAATGAACGTGAATATGGAGAAGAAATCACGGTTGATTTTAGCGATGTCTTTCAAACAGTAACACCTACAGAAAAAGTAGCTAGAATTGAAAATTATAATAGTCAAAATAATTCTGTAAAACATGATGTTCCGATGGATTTTAGTTGGATAGAACAGATGTTAAACAAGCGAATGATACCCGCTAATCAAGTATTAACAACTGATACGAAGCGTCTGATTTACCAAATGAAAGTATTATATAATTTGGATAGTCATGAGATTGAACGTGCGTGTCAATATGCTATCAATGAATCATATCAATTTAATCAAAAAGAGTTCAAAGCAGCGTGCCATGATATTTTTCGTTCAAAAAATAATCAACAGTCCGTACGTCTATCTGAAAAAAACAACCTAGATAAGTCGTATGAAGTGACGAAACCCAAAACGAAAAAAGAACAGTTAATTTACGAATTAGAAAGAATATCACCGACTCAATTATTGAAAGATTTATCAAGAGGTAATGATGCTTCAGATCAAGATATTAAAGTAATAGAGTCTGTAATGACAAAACAAGATTTACCTGCACCAGTAATGAATGTACTTATTCATTATGTATTATTACAATCTAATATGAAACTTTCAAAAGCATATTTAGAAAAAATTGCTAGTCATTGGTCTCGGCTGAACCTTCAAACAGCAAGTGATGCAATGAATTTCGCTAGGCAGGAACAACAGAAAGCTCAATCTAAAGTTAAGAAGAATAACTATACGAGACAGCGCCAGACTGCAACTAAGGAAGTTATTCCTGATTGGTTTAAGGAACGGAAAAACAAATCACAGGTAACTTCTGAAAATCCAAACTCTTCGATGGAAGACCAAGAAAAAATAGCATCTAGGTTAAAACAATATTTAAATGAAAATTAA
- the nrdR gene encoding transcriptional regulator NrdR produces the protein MRCSNCENKNTKVLDSRPIEEGRAIRRRRECERCGFRFTTFERIEEVPLIVVKKDGVRQEFSREKLTRGLIRACEKRPVALETIESIALEVEKKLRNAGNPEVSSNSIGEMVMELLSKVDEVSYVRFASVYRQFKDITVFLDELKDIINTDKSMKDK, from the coding sequence ATGCGATGTTCCAATTGTGAAAATAAAAATACAAAAGTCTTGGACTCTCGACCGATAGAAGAAGGAAGAGCAATTAGGCGACGTAGAGAATGTGAACGGTGTGGCTTTCGGTTTACTACTTTTGAACGAATTGAAGAAGTTCCTTTAATTGTGGTTAAGAAAGATGGCGTGCGTCAAGAATTTTCGCGTGAAAAACTAACTCGTGGCCTTATTCGAGCGTGTGAAAAAAGACCAGTTGCTTTAGAAACCATAGAAAGTATAGCGTTGGAAGTGGAAAAGAAATTACGGAATGCAGGAAACCCAGAAGTTTCAAGTAACTCCATTGGTGAAATGGTAATGGAACTTTTATCCAAAGTAGATGAAGTTTCGTATGTACGTTTTGCATCTGTATATCGCCAATTTAAGGATATAACTGTATTTTTAGATGAATTAAAAGATATTATTAATACGGATAAATCGATGAAAGATAAATGA
- a CDS encoding glyceraldehyde-3-phosphate dehydrogenase, with the protein MNTKRIAITGFGRIGRMIFRQAIQNDQFEVVAINAGYPSETLAHMVKYDSVHGIFDGEVKALEGYLEIDGKKVKIVNNRQPELLPWEQLDIDIVIEATGKFNSKEEAGLHIKAGAKKVIITAPGKQVDKTIVMGVNEAEYIPERDDVISNASCTTNCLAPVVKVIDDHFTIKNGLMTTVHAFTNDQKNLDNPHKDLRRARGCTQSIIPTTTGAAKALGEVLPHLNGKLHGMALRVPTPNVSLVDLVIDLEESVTVEQLNRLFKDASKGYMKGVLEYSDEPLVSIDYTTSEFSAIIDGLSTIVMEETKIKVIAWYDNEWGYSKRVLDLALYVGDRLEKGMKVSS; encoded by the coding sequence ATGAATACAAAACGTATCGCAATTACTGGATTTGGACGAATAGGACGAATGATTTTTCGACAAGCAATACAAAATGATCAGTTTGAAGTAGTCGCTATCAATGCTGGTTACCCATCTGAGACATTAGCACATATGGTGAAATATGATAGTGTACATGGAATTTTTGACGGAGAAGTGAAAGCGCTTGAAGGTTATTTAGAAATAGATGGAAAAAAAGTAAAAATCGTTAACAATAGACAGCCTGAACTTCTTCCTTGGGAACAGTTGGACATTGATATTGTTATAGAAGCTACTGGGAAATTCAACTCAAAAGAAGAAGCGGGATTGCATATTAAAGCAGGAGCAAAAAAAGTAATTATCACTGCTCCAGGAAAGCAAGTAGATAAAACAATTGTTATGGGAGTAAATGAAGCTGAATATATTCCTGAAAGAGATGATGTAATTTCGAATGCTTCATGTACAACAAATTGTTTGGCACCGGTTGTAAAAGTTATTGATGATCATTTTACGATAAAAAATGGATTAATGACTACAGTCCATGCTTTTACGAATGATCAAAAGAATCTAGATAATCCACATAAAGATTTACGAAGGGCAAGAGGATGTACACAATCAATTATTCCAACTACAACAGGAGCTGCAAAGGCGCTCGGAGAAGTTTTGCCGCATTTAAATGGAAAATTACATGGGATGGCTTTAAGGGTACCTACGCCTAACGTATCTTTGGTTGATTTGGTAATCGATCTAGAAGAGAGTGTTACAGTCGAACAATTAAATCGATTATTTAAAGATGCATCAAAAGGATATATGAAAGGAGTATTGGAATACTCTGATGAACCTCTTGTATCAATTGATTATACAACAAGTGAATTCTCCGCTATTATTGATGGATTATCTACCATTGTAATGGAGGAAACCAAAATAAAAGTAATTGCTTGGTATGATAATGAATGGGGATATTCTAAACGTGTTCTTGATTTAGCTCTTTATGTGGGAGACCGTTTGGAAAAAGGAATGAAAGTATCGTCATAA
- the coaE gene encoding dephospho-CoA kinase (Dephospho-CoA kinase (CoaE) performs the final step in coenzyme A biosynthesis.): MTVVIGLTGGIASGKSTVSSMFQAKNFPVIDADLIAREVVEPGERAYDQVVEAFGKEIIKDDHKINRPKLGSIIFTDEDKRKQLNAIVHPAVRSRMLSIRDDYIKKGMPCIVLDIPLLFESNLTHLVDKTLVVYVDEDVQLSRLMKRNGYSEKEASDRIKAQMPLKEKANLADIFIDNNHSIEETKVQLDQVLQTWGIG; the protein is encoded by the coding sequence ATGACAGTAGTTATCGGTTTAACAGGTGGAATAGCAAGCGGTAAAAGTACGGTCTCATCAATGTTTCAAGCAAAGAATTTTCCTGTAATTGATGCAGATTTAATTGCACGAGAAGTAGTTGAGCCAGGAGAAAGAGCATATGATCAAGTTGTAGAAGCATTTGGGAAAGAGATTATTAAAGATGATCATAAGATAAATCGTCCCAAATTAGGATCAATTATTTTTACAGATGAAGATAAAAGAAAGCAACTAAATGCGATAGTTCACCCAGCTGTACGAAGTCGGATGCTATCCATACGAGATGATTATATCAAGAAAGGCATGCCTTGTATTGTGTTAGATATTCCTTTGCTATTTGAAAGTAACTTAACTCATCTCGTAGATAAAACATTAGTTGTTTATGTAGATGAAGATGTACAACTTTCACGATTGATGAAGAGAAATGGTTATAGTGAAAAAGAAGCTTCCGATCGGATAAAAGCACAAATGCCTCTAAAAGAAAAGGCTAATTTAGCAGATATCTTTATTGATAATAATCATTCAATAGAAGAGACGAAAGTACAGTTAGACCAAGTTTTACAAACATGGGGTATTGGTTGA